One Phaseolus vulgaris cultivar G19833 chromosome 2, P. vulgaris v2.0, whole genome shotgun sequence DNA window includes the following coding sequences:
- the LOC137809958 gene encoding lon protease homolog 2, peroxisomal-like isoform X2, translated as MLSRQFKATATELISVLEQKQKTGGRTKVLLETVPVHKLADIFVASFEISFEEQLSMLDSVDPKVRLSKATELVDRHLQSIRVAEKITQKVEGQLSKSQKEFLLRQQMRAIKEELGDDDDDEDDLAALERKMQSAGMPQNVWKHVQRELRRLKKMQPQQPGYNSSRAYLDLLADLPWQKTSKELELDLKAAQERLDNDHYGLVKVKQRIIEYLAVRKLKPDARGPILCFVGPPGVGKTSLASSIAAALDRKFVRISLGGVKDEADIRGHRRTYIGSMPGRLIDGLKRVAVCNPVMLLDEIDKTGSDVRGDPASALLEVLDPEQNKTFNDHYLNVPFDLSKVIFVATANRAHPIPPPLLDRMEVIELPGYTPEEKLKIAMKHLIPRVLDQHGLSSEFLQIPEGMVELVIQRYTREAGVRNLERSLASLARAAAVRVAEQDHVVPLSKGVEGLSTPLLESKLADAAEVELEVIPMGVNNRDISNTFRIISPLVVDEAMLEKVLGPPKFDGREAADRVATPGASVGLVWTTFGGEVQFVEATTMVGKGELHLTGQLGDVIKESAQIALTWVRARAAELRLAAAEGISLLEGRDIHIHFPAGAVPKDGPSAGVTLVTALVSLFSQKRVRSDTAMTGEMTLRGLVLPVGGIKDKILAAHRYGIKRVILPERNLKDLVEVPSSVLANLEILPAKRMEEVLEHALDGGCPWRQGSKL; from the exons ATGTTATCTCGGCAATTTAAAGCAACAGCCACAGAGCTTATTTCTGTTCTGGAGCAG AAACAAAAAACTGGTGGGAGGACAAAAGTTCTTTTGGAAACAGTTCCAGTGCACAAGTTGGCTGATATatttgttgctagctttgagaTAAGTTTTGAAGAACAGCTATCAATGTTGGATTCTGTTGACCCTAAAGTCAGGCTTTCAAAAGCGACAGAATTGGTTGATAGGCACTTACAG TCAATACGTGTAGCAGAGAAAATTACACAAAAGGTTGAAGGACAATTGTCAAAATCTCAAAAGGAATTTCTCCTTCGACAGCAG ATGAGGGCTATAAAAGAGGAgctcggtgatgatgatgatgatgaagatgacCTTGCTGCCCTGGAAAGAAAGATGCAAAGTGCAGGAATGCCACAGAATGTATGGAAGCATGTTCAGAGAGAGTTAAG GAGACTTAAAAAAATGCAGCCTCAGCAGCCTGGGTATAACAGTTCACGGGCTTATCTGGATCTTCTTGCTGATTTGCCATGGCAGAAGACCAGCAAAGAGCTTGAACTGGACTTAAAAGCTGCACAGGAGCGGCTGGACAATGATCACTATGGTTTAGTGAAGGTCAAGCAACGGATAATTGAATACTTGGCTGTTCGCAAG CTTAAGCCAGATGCAAGGGGTCCAATATTGTGCTTTGTTGGACCACCGGGTGTTGGGAAGACATCATTGGCATCTTCTATTGCTGCTGCTCTGGACAGAAAATTTGTACGCATATCCCTTGGTGGAGTCAAGGATGAGGCTGATATTAGAGGACACAGGAGAACATACATCGGAAGCATGCCTGGGAGGCTTATAGATGGACTGAAG AGAGTAGCAGTTTGCAATCCTGTCATGTTGCTTGATGAAATTGACAAGACAGGGTCTGATGTTCGCGGAGATCCAGCTTCTGCATTGCTAGAGGTTCTTGATCcagaacaaaacaaaacattcaatGATCA TTATTTGAATGTTCCATTTGATCTATCCAAGGTCATTTTTGTGGCTACAGCAAATAGAGCACATCCTATTCCTCCACCTCTGCTTGACAGGATGGAGGTCATTGAGCTTCCTGGATATACACCTGAGGAAAAGCTCAAAATAGCCATGAAGCATTTGATTCCAAGAGTTTTGGATCAGCATGGTTTGAGTTCTGAGTTTCTTCAGATTCCAGAG GGAATGGTGGAACTTGTTATTCAGAGATATACTAGGGAAGCTGGTGTACGCAATTTGGAAAGGAGTCTTGCTTCCCTGGCTCGTGCTGCTGCAGTAAGAGTAGCAGAGCAAGACCACGTAGTTCCATTAAGCAAAGGGGTTGAGGGACTTTCTACCCCACTTCTGGAAAGTAAACTTGCTGATGCTGCTGAGGTTGAACTGGAAGTGATACCCATGGGTGTCAACAATCGTGACATTTCAAACACATTCAGGATCATCTCTCCATTGGTTGTTGATGAAGCTATGCTTGAAAAAGTTCTAGGG CCTCCAAAGTTTGATGGAAGGGAAGCAGCAGACCGTGTAGCTACCCCTGGGGCTTCTGTTGGGCTGGTTTGGACTACTTTTGGTGGGGAAGTTCAGTTTGTGGAGGCTACAACAATGGTCGGCAAGGGTGAATTGCATCTTACTGGACAACTGGGTGATGTGATCAAAGAATCAGCTCAGATAGCACTAACATGG GTAAGGGCAAGAGCAGCTGAACTTAGGCTAGCTGCTGCAGAGGGTATTAGTCTGTTGGAAGGCCGAGATATACACATACATTTTCCTGCAGGTGCTGTACCAAAAGATGGGCCTTCAGCTGGAGTGACTTTGGTAACAGCATTGGTATCACTTTTCAGTCAGAAAAGAGTGAGATCAGATACTGCTATGACTGGGGAGATGACGTTGAGAGGTCTTGTACTACCTGTTGGTGGTATCAAGGATAAG ATATTAGCTGCACATCGATATGGTATTAAGAGAGTCATTCTGCCTGAAAGGAACCTGAAGGACTTGGTTGAAGTACCCTCATCAGTACTGGCTAATTTGGAG ATATTGCCTGCAAAACGTATGGAAGAGGTGCTAGAGCATGCTTTGGACGGTGGGTGCCCTTGGAGACAAGGCTCAAAGTTGTAA
- the LOC137809852 gene encoding uncharacterized protein yields MASSSTTEPNSETFSAKPEALPPHIFHTPIPLKLVSENFLVWRQQVNATLCSLDLLYFLDGSCIPPRLISIEEDTSPIVNFKYIQYDRQDQAILAWLLASMTAGVLTQMVGRDTAQVWEKLQTHYASQTRALIKKHKQQLRTPKKDRSISAYLVDIKKIVDQLAAVGCPISIEDHIEVVLDGLSDEYDPFITSITSHLDPYTVANIEALLLAQENRIERNKQSVDHILQANVASVPSSFSPYPVLHILPPFSAPLVTPNNGSTLNPTFNYPRTSPRYLLLLPLLGFNVKSVENMGTLPFTVGIGSEKVVVGNGFQLPITSIGSATFTDLNTHHTFSLHHLLHGTIKIFKFKDGLYVFPNLVQTASYSAYNIALTTSSSAYHLWHSRFGHAQPRVIHQIMKMCNIPFTAKHEFCESCVVGKSHQLPFKAFQTIYTKPLQLVFIDIWGPSATPATNALPASQPIAPASSHDQPASSASISSHSDLSSTVSPPRHPAPLNTHPRLTRAKAALLGPSAFIVVPLLPLPKSTKEALDLPQWLAAIPVIKPVTIRIILTLALQLNWSVNQIDINNAFLYGDLEESVYMSQPPGFETGDSNTVCKLTKALYGLKQAPRSWFHKLSTTLLSLGFHPTKSDTSLFLHFHNNITIFVLIYVNDILIIGNSNSAIQRLIHSLSQHFALKDLGTLHYFLGIEATWTLDGGLHLSQTKYNQDLLLKTNMLSSKPQPTPMLSTTRLTIATIVVNDPSFYCSMIGSLQYILITHPELAYSVNKAYQFMNNPQHHH; encoded by the exons ATGGCCTCATCATCTACCACTGAACCcaattctgaaactttttctgCCAAGCCCGAAGCCCTTCCCCCTCATATCTTTCATACACCAATTCCTCTAAAACTGGTTTCAGAAAACTTCCTTGTCTGGCGGCAGCAAGTTAATGCCACTCTTTGCAGTTTAGATCTTCTTTACTTTCTGGATGGGTCATGCATTCCTCCACGTCTTATTTCTATCGAGGAAGACACTTCTCCAATTGTGAATTTCAAATACATCCAGTATGATCGTCAAGATCAAGCAATCTTGGCCTGGTTACTGGCATCAATGACCGCAGGTGTCCTCACCCAGATGGTTGGTAGGGACACAGCCCAAGTCTGGGAAAAGCTCCAGACCCATTATGCGTCCCAAACCCGTGCTCTAATCAAGAAGCACAAGCAGCAGCTGCGTACACCCAAGAAGGATCGCTCCATCTCTGCCTACCTTGTTGATATCAAGAAAATCGTAGATCAATTGGCTGCTGTGGGTTGTCCCATCTCTATTGAAGATCACATTGAAGTTGTTCTTGATGGGCTGTCTGACGAATACGACCCTTTTATAACTTCTATCACATCCCATCTTGACCCTTACACGGTTGCAAACATTGAAGCACTGCTTCTTGCTCAAGAAAATCGTATTGAACGAAACAAACAATCTGTTGATCACATTCTGCAGGCAAATGTTGCTTCTGTCCCATCCTCCTTCTCTCCCTATCCAGTTCTACACATTCTTCCTCCTTTTTCCGCCCCTCTGGTCACGCCAAACAACGGTTCTACTCTAAACCCCACTTTCAATTATCCAAGAACTTCCCCAAGATATCTTCTACTGCTTCCTCTTCTCGGGTTCAATGTCAAATCTGTGGAAAATATGGGCACACTGCCCTTCACTGTTGGCATAG GTTCGGAAAAGGTGGTTGTAGGTAATGGTTTCCAGCTTCCTATTACTTCTATTGGTTCTGCAACTTTTACAGATCTTAATACTCATCATACCTTCTCTTTACACCACCTTCTGCAT GGAACCATCAAAATATTCAAGTTTAAAGATGGTCTTTATGTGTTTCCCAATCTAGTTCAAACTGCATCATATTCTGCTTACAATATTGCACTCACTACTAGCTCTTCTGCTTATCATTTGTGGCACTCCCGGTTTGGTCATGCCCAACCAAGAGTGATTCATCAAATAATGAAGATGTGTAATATACCCTTTACTGCTAAACATGAATTTTGTGAATCCTGTGTTGTTGGCAAGTCCCATCAGCTTCCTTTTAAAGCTTTTCAAACTATATACACTAAACCTTTACAGCTTGTTTTCATTGACATTTGGGGGCCATCGGCTACCCCTGCCACTAATG CTCTTCCTGCCTCACAACCCATCGCCCCTGCTTCTTCACATGACCAACCTGCTTCCTCTGCATCCATATCCTCTCACTCTGATTTGTCTTCCACGGTTTCACCTCCACGACATCCTGCTCCTCTCAACACTCACCCTAGGCTTACACGTGCGAAGGCTGCCTTACTTGGTCCAAGTGCTTTCATTGTTGTCCCTCTGTTGCCTCTTCCAAAATCCACCAAAGAGGCCTTAGATCTTCCCCAATGGCTTGCTGCCAT TCCTGTGATAAAGCCTGTCACCATCCGTATTATCCTTACTCTAGCTCTTCAATTAAACTGGTCTGTCAATCAAATTGATATTAATAACGCCTTTTTGTATGGTGACCTTGAGGAATCTGTCTACATGAGTCAACCTCCTGGTTTTGAAACTGGTGACTCCAACACTGTTTGCAAACTTACCAAAGCTCTCTATGGGTTGAAGCAAGCACCCAGATCCTGGTTTCACAAACTAAGTACCACTTTGCTTTCTCTTGGTTTTCATCCTACTAAAAGTGACACCTCTCTTTTCCTTCACTTCCACAACAACATTACTATCTTTGTCCTAATCTATGTTAATGATATACTAATCATAGGGAACTCTAACAGTGCCATTCAACGTCTTATTCACTCTCTCAGTCAGCACTTTGCCCTAAAGGACCTTGGGACTCTTCATTACTTTCTCGGGATTGAAGCCACTTGGACGTTGGATGGCGGCTTACATCTATCTCAAACTAAATACAATCAGGATCTCCTTCTTAAAACCAACATGCTCTCTTCCAAGCCTCAACCAACACCCATGCTTTCCACTACTCGTTTAACAATAGCTACCATTGTTGTAAACGATCCTTCATTCTATTGCTCAATGATAGGCTCTCTTCAATATATCCTCATTACTCATCCTGAACTCGCCTATAGTGTCAACAAAGCATACCAGTTCATGAACAACCCTCAGCATCACCACTAG
- the LOC137809958 gene encoding lon protease homolog 2, peroxisomal-like isoform X1 has translation MAESIELPSRLAILPFRNKVLLPGAIIRIYCTSPTSVKLVEQELWQREDKGLIGILPVRDAAQLKTAAPVVPHGVGTDSLDKSSKVQGGSPNSHELDANSQHDVVHWHKRGVAARALHLSRGVEKPSGRVTYIVVLEGLCRFSVQELSMRGTYHTARISSLEMTRTEMEQVEQDPDFIMLSRQFKATATELISVLEQKQKTGGRTKVLLETVPVHKLADIFVASFEISFEEQLSMLDSVDPKVRLSKATELVDRHLQSIRVAEKITQKVEGQLSKSQKEFLLRQQMRAIKEELGDDDDDEDDLAALERKMQSAGMPQNVWKHVQRELRRLKKMQPQQPGYNSSRAYLDLLADLPWQKTSKELELDLKAAQERLDNDHYGLVKVKQRIIEYLAVRKLKPDARGPILCFVGPPGVGKTSLASSIAAALDRKFVRISLGGVKDEADIRGHRRTYIGSMPGRLIDGLKRVAVCNPVMLLDEIDKTGSDVRGDPASALLEVLDPEQNKTFNDHYLNVPFDLSKVIFVATANRAHPIPPPLLDRMEVIELPGYTPEEKLKIAMKHLIPRVLDQHGLSSEFLQIPEGMVELVIQRYTREAGVRNLERSLASLARAAAVRVAEQDHVVPLSKGVEGLSTPLLESKLADAAEVELEVIPMGVNNRDISNTFRIISPLVVDEAMLEKVLGPPKFDGREAADRVATPGASVGLVWTTFGGEVQFVEATTMVGKGELHLTGQLGDVIKESAQIALTWVRARAAELRLAAAEGISLLEGRDIHIHFPAGAVPKDGPSAGVTLVTALVSLFSQKRVRSDTAMTGEMTLRGLVLPVGGIKDKILAAHRYGIKRVILPERNLKDLVEVPSSVLANLEILPAKRMEEVLEHALDGGCPWRQGSKL, from the exons atgGCGGAATCGATTGAACTTCCGAGTCGGTTAGCAATCCTTCCATTCAGGAACAAAGTCCTTTTGCCTGGCGCCATCATTCGTATTTATTGCACTTCTCCCACAAG TGTGAAGTTGGTGGAGCAAGAACTTTGGCAGCGAGAAGACAAGGGCTTGATTGGCATCTTACCGGTACGTGATGCTGCTCAACTTAAGACAGCGGCTCCTGTTGTACCCCACG GGGTAGGTACTGATTCTCTAGACAAAAGCTCAAAAGTGCAAGGCGGTTCGCCAAATTCTCATGAGCTTGATGCGAATAGTCAGCATGATGTTGTTCATTGGCATAAGAG GGGGGTAGCTGCTCGAGCACTACACTTATCTAGGGGAGTGGAGAAACCAAGTGGAAGAGTCACATATATTGTTGTTCTTGAAGGTCTATGCAGGTTTAGTGTCCAGGAACTAAGCATGAGAGGAACATACCATACTGCAAGGATCTCATCCCTAGAGATGACCAGGACTG AGATGGAACAGGTGGAGCAAGACCCGGATTTTATAATGTTATCTCGGCAATTTAAAGCAACAGCCACAGAGCTTATTTCTGTTCTGGAGCAG AAACAAAAAACTGGTGGGAGGACAAAAGTTCTTTTGGAAACAGTTCCAGTGCACAAGTTGGCTGATATatttgttgctagctttgagaTAAGTTTTGAAGAACAGCTATCAATGTTGGATTCTGTTGACCCTAAAGTCAGGCTTTCAAAAGCGACAGAATTGGTTGATAGGCACTTACAG TCAATACGTGTAGCAGAGAAAATTACACAAAAGGTTGAAGGACAATTGTCAAAATCTCAAAAGGAATTTCTCCTTCGACAGCAG ATGAGGGCTATAAAAGAGGAgctcggtgatgatgatgatgatgaagatgacCTTGCTGCCCTGGAAAGAAAGATGCAAAGTGCAGGAATGCCACAGAATGTATGGAAGCATGTTCAGAGAGAGTTAAG GAGACTTAAAAAAATGCAGCCTCAGCAGCCTGGGTATAACAGTTCACGGGCTTATCTGGATCTTCTTGCTGATTTGCCATGGCAGAAGACCAGCAAAGAGCTTGAACTGGACTTAAAAGCTGCACAGGAGCGGCTGGACAATGATCACTATGGTTTAGTGAAGGTCAAGCAACGGATAATTGAATACTTGGCTGTTCGCAAG CTTAAGCCAGATGCAAGGGGTCCAATATTGTGCTTTGTTGGACCACCGGGTGTTGGGAAGACATCATTGGCATCTTCTATTGCTGCTGCTCTGGACAGAAAATTTGTACGCATATCCCTTGGTGGAGTCAAGGATGAGGCTGATATTAGAGGACACAGGAGAACATACATCGGAAGCATGCCTGGGAGGCTTATAGATGGACTGAAG AGAGTAGCAGTTTGCAATCCTGTCATGTTGCTTGATGAAATTGACAAGACAGGGTCTGATGTTCGCGGAGATCCAGCTTCTGCATTGCTAGAGGTTCTTGATCcagaacaaaacaaaacattcaatGATCA TTATTTGAATGTTCCATTTGATCTATCCAAGGTCATTTTTGTGGCTACAGCAAATAGAGCACATCCTATTCCTCCACCTCTGCTTGACAGGATGGAGGTCATTGAGCTTCCTGGATATACACCTGAGGAAAAGCTCAAAATAGCCATGAAGCATTTGATTCCAAGAGTTTTGGATCAGCATGGTTTGAGTTCTGAGTTTCTTCAGATTCCAGAG GGAATGGTGGAACTTGTTATTCAGAGATATACTAGGGAAGCTGGTGTACGCAATTTGGAAAGGAGTCTTGCTTCCCTGGCTCGTGCTGCTGCAGTAAGAGTAGCAGAGCAAGACCACGTAGTTCCATTAAGCAAAGGGGTTGAGGGACTTTCTACCCCACTTCTGGAAAGTAAACTTGCTGATGCTGCTGAGGTTGAACTGGAAGTGATACCCATGGGTGTCAACAATCGTGACATTTCAAACACATTCAGGATCATCTCTCCATTGGTTGTTGATGAAGCTATGCTTGAAAAAGTTCTAGGG CCTCCAAAGTTTGATGGAAGGGAAGCAGCAGACCGTGTAGCTACCCCTGGGGCTTCTGTTGGGCTGGTTTGGACTACTTTTGGTGGGGAAGTTCAGTTTGTGGAGGCTACAACAATGGTCGGCAAGGGTGAATTGCATCTTACTGGACAACTGGGTGATGTGATCAAAGAATCAGCTCAGATAGCACTAACATGG GTAAGGGCAAGAGCAGCTGAACTTAGGCTAGCTGCTGCAGAGGGTATTAGTCTGTTGGAAGGCCGAGATATACACATACATTTTCCTGCAGGTGCTGTACCAAAAGATGGGCCTTCAGCTGGAGTGACTTTGGTAACAGCATTGGTATCACTTTTCAGTCAGAAAAGAGTGAGATCAGATACTGCTATGACTGGGGAGATGACGTTGAGAGGTCTTGTACTACCTGTTGGTGGTATCAAGGATAAG ATATTAGCTGCACATCGATATGGTATTAAGAGAGTCATTCTGCCTGAAAGGAACCTGAAGGACTTGGTTGAAGTACCCTCATCAGTACTGGCTAATTTGGAG ATATTGCCTGCAAAACGTATGGAAGAGGTGCTAGAGCATGCTTTGGACGGTGGGTGCCCTTGGAGACAAGGCTCAAAGTTGTAA